The Pirellulales bacterium genome contains a region encoding:
- a CDS encoding sugar phosphate isomerase/epimerase yields the protein MQLGLVTYMWGAEWDLPTLVKNLEETGFAGVELRSGHKHGVEPSISAAARRDVAKRFEDSPVELVGFGSACEFHSPDPAVLKKNIDETKAFIQLCHDCGGTGVKVRPNGLPAEVPVPKTLEQIGRALNETAAFGADFGVEIRLEVHGRGTSELPHIRTIMDVADQPGAVVCWNCNPADLSGEGLEHNFNLVKNRLGTIHIHDLVSEYPWAELFALLKGANFDGWTLLEEGAPTGDPIRVMKYYRQVWETLAS from the coding sequence ATGCAATTGGGACTCGTCACGTACATGTGGGGCGCGGAATGGGATCTGCCCACGCTCGTCAAGAATCTCGAGGAGACTGGCTTCGCCGGTGTCGAGCTGCGCAGCGGGCACAAGCATGGGGTCGAGCCGTCGATCTCGGCCGCCGCTCGTCGCGACGTCGCCAAACGCTTCGAAGATAGCCCGGTGGAGCTCGTGGGATTCGGCAGCGCCTGCGAGTTCCATTCACCTGATCCGGCCGTGTTGAAGAAGAACATCGACGAGACGAAAGCGTTCATCCAACTCTGTCACGACTGCGGCGGCACGGGCGTCAAGGTGCGCCCGAACGGCCTGCCGGCCGAGGTGCCGGTGCCGAAGACGCTCGAGCAGATCGGCCGCGCGCTGAACGAAACGGCCGCCTTCGGCGCGGACTTCGGCGTCGAGATCCGGCTCGAGGTCCACGGTCGCGGCACATCGGAGCTGCCTCATATCCGCACCATCATGGACGTGGCCGACCAGCCGGGCGCCGTGGTGTGCTGGAACTGCAATCCCGCGGATCTCTCGGGCGAGGGGCTCGAACACAACTTCAACCTGGTCAAGAACCGCCTGGGCACGATCCACATCCACGACCTGGTGAGCGAGTATCCGTGGGCGGAGTTATTCGCGCTGCTCAAGGGAGCAAACTTCGACGGTTGGACCTTGCTCGAAGAGGGAGCCCCGACGGGCGATCCCATTCGCGTGATGAAGTATTACCGCCAGGTGTGGGAAACATTGGCGAGTTAG
- a CDS encoding PLDc_N domain-containing protein produces the protein MFDRLNSFLCSVPGSLLQVVFFAFWLWMLIDCLMNQPSSPEKIVWVLVIILLPCLGALLYFFLKKPKRPL, from the coding sequence ATGTTCGATCGATTGAACAGTTTTCTCTGTAGTGTGCCGGGTTCGCTGCTGCAGGTGGTGTTTTTCGCCTTCTGGCTGTGGATGCTGATCGACTGCCTGATGAACCAGCCTTCGAGCCCCGAGAAGATTGTGTGGGTGCTGGTGATTATCCTGTTACCGTGCCTGGGAGCGCTGTTGTACTTCTTCCTCAAGAAGCCGAAGCGGCCCCTGTAG